A genomic segment from Actinoplanes sichuanensis encodes:
- a CDS encoding response regulator transcription factor, translating to MTRVVLAEDGVLLREGLVGVLVRFGFEVVAAVGDAAELTAAVDEHDPELVITDIKMPPSFQDEGLRAAVRLRRSRPGLPVVVLSQYVQQEYAADLIATGDGVGYLLKDRVAEITEFVAALRTVVAGGTVVDPDVVRRLISRPQDPLAGLSGREREVLALIAEGRSNSAIAAGLFISEPAVGKHVGNILSKLGLPPTDDTNRRVLAVLAFLRAR from the coding sequence GTGACCCGGGTTGTCCTTGCCGAGGACGGGGTGTTGCTCCGTGAGGGGCTGGTCGGGGTGCTGGTCCGGTTCGGTTTCGAGGTGGTCGCGGCCGTCGGTGACGCCGCCGAGCTGACGGCCGCGGTCGACGAGCACGATCCCGAGCTGGTGATCACCGACATCAAGATGCCGCCGTCCTTTCAGGACGAGGGTCTCCGCGCCGCGGTTCGGCTTCGGCGGTCCCGCCCCGGCCTGCCCGTCGTCGTGCTCAGTCAGTATGTGCAGCAGGAGTATGCGGCCGACCTGATCGCCACCGGTGACGGCGTCGGTTACCTGCTCAAGGACCGGGTCGCCGAGATCACCGAGTTCGTGGCCGCGCTGCGTACCGTGGTCGCCGGCGGCACCGTCGTCGACCCGGATGTGGTTCGTCGTCTGATCAGCCGCCCCCAGGATCCGCTGGCCGGGCTCTCCGGCCGGGAGCGGGAGGTGCTGGCGCTGATCGCCGAGGGCCGGTCCAACTCGGCGATCGCGGCCGGTCTGTTCATCAGCGAGCCGGCGGTCGGCAAGCACGTCGGCAACATCCTGTCCAAGCTGGGCCTCCCACCGACCGACGACACCAACCGGCGAGTGCTCGCGGTCCTGGCCTTCCTACGAGCCAGATGA
- a CDS encoding sensor histidine kinase, giving the protein MLIDALKDRRYLRSAWPWRSLLHLAVTAVIAAPVAFGFWILALPWLVAGQDVTEGREPRPAVVVLMLLSAFLFAVAGPAVALPLAALERRRLRLPAPHRPLVSGPVAWFLARLREESTWRAVAYAVLLALAAPLLWLGAGLLVVLEVVLLLSPWLAEWQLGDLVIRGGPGSVPFMLLGIALLPVLLYLAGAVAALHAAPARRLLGTTDVLRDQLTEVSLSRARLADAFDAERRRIERDLHDGAQHRLTSLTLQIGMARLDLPGDSPAAEPLGRAHEQAKELMVVLRDLVHGIRPQTLADLGLPAALWELAANSPVPAAVDTGDIVDRLPERVETTAYFVAAEALTNVAKHAHATSVQMRLGRAGEVIVLEVLDDGRGGADPAHGSGLTGLADRVAAAGGKLLLASPAGGPTLLRVEL; this is encoded by the coding sequence GTGCTGATCGATGCCCTGAAGGACCGCCGCTACCTGCGTTCGGCCTGGCCATGGCGGTCACTGCTGCACCTGGCGGTGACCGCGGTGATCGCCGCGCCGGTCGCGTTCGGATTCTGGATCCTCGCGCTGCCCTGGCTGGTCGCCGGGCAGGATGTCACCGAGGGCCGCGAGCCGAGACCGGCCGTGGTCGTGCTGATGCTTCTGTCGGCGTTCCTGTTCGCCGTCGCCGGACCGGCCGTGGCCCTGCCGCTGGCCGCGCTGGAGCGTCGCCGGCTGCGGCTGCCCGCCCCGCACCGGCCGCTGGTCTCCGGGCCGGTCGCCTGGTTCCTGGCCCGCCTCCGGGAGGAGTCGACGTGGCGGGCGGTCGCCTACGCGGTTCTGCTCGCCCTGGCCGCTCCCCTGTTGTGGCTCGGCGCCGGGCTGCTCGTCGTGCTGGAGGTGGTCCTGCTGCTCAGCCCCTGGCTGGCCGAGTGGCAGCTCGGTGACCTGGTGATCCGCGGCGGGCCCGGGTCGGTCCCGTTCATGCTGCTCGGCATCGCCTTGCTTCCGGTCCTCCTCTACCTCGCGGGCGCGGTGGCCGCCCTGCACGCCGCGCCGGCCCGGCGCCTGCTCGGCACCACCGACGTGCTGCGTGACCAGCTGACCGAGGTGTCGCTGTCCCGGGCCCGGCTGGCCGACGCGTTCGACGCCGAGCGCCGCCGGATCGAGCGTGACCTGCACGACGGCGCCCAGCACCGGCTCACCAGCCTCACCCTGCAGATCGGCATGGCCCGGCTCGATCTGCCGGGCGACTCGCCCGCCGCCGAGCCGCTGGGCCGGGCCCACGAGCAGGCCAAGGAGCTGATGGTGGTGCTGCGCGACCTGGTGCACGGCATCCGCCCGCAGACCCTGGCCGACCTGGGGCTCCCGGCCGCGCTGTGGGAGCTGGCGGCGAATTCGCCGGTGCCGGCGGCGGTGGACACCGGCGACATCGTCGACAGGCTGCCGGAGCGGGTCGAGACCACCGCCTACTTCGTGGCCGCCGAGGCGCTGACCAATGTCGCGAAACACGCACACGCCACCTCGGTGCAGATGCGGCTGGGCCGGGCCGGGGAGGTGATCGTGCTGGAGGTTCTCGACGACGGGCGGGGCGGCGCCGATCCGGCCCACGGTTCGGGGCTCACCGGGCTCGCCGATCGGGTGGCCGCGGCCGGTGGCAAGCTGTTGCTCGCCAGCCCGGCCGGTGGGCCGACACTGCTGCGGGTCGAGCTGTGA
- a CDS encoding class I SAM-dependent methyltransferase — protein MRAAYDEIADWYETEFLPGSLPGDPLGIRRAITEQLGPGPGRCLEIGCGTGVHAAQVRDLGWSPVGVDLSAGMLRHASGRLPIARADATRLPLRAGSVDAAITVMAHTDMPAYPAVLREVSRVLRPGGRFVHIGVHPAFCGGFADRSDSAAVVIRPGYLDGHWTKDSWTANGVRDKVGASHWPLPALLTAFLEAGLRFEGFVEGGSPVPTMFAVRTSSALR, from the coding sequence ATGAGAGCGGCATACGACGAGATCGCGGACTGGTATGAGACCGAGTTTCTGCCGGGCAGCCTGCCCGGTGATCCGCTGGGGATCAGACGGGCCATCACCGAGCAGCTCGGCCCCGGCCCGGGGCGCTGTCTGGAGATCGGCTGCGGCACCGGTGTGCACGCCGCGCAGGTGCGGGATCTCGGCTGGAGCCCGGTCGGCGTCGACCTCTCGGCCGGGATGCTGCGGCACGCGTCGGGCCGGTTGCCGATCGCTCGCGCCGACGCGACCCGGCTGCCGTTGCGGGCCGGGTCGGTCGACGCCGCGATCACCGTGATGGCGCACACCGACATGCCCGCGTACCCGGCCGTGCTGCGCGAGGTCAGCCGGGTTCTGCGCCCCGGCGGGCGGTTCGTGCACATCGGTGTGCATCCGGCGTTCTGTGGTGGGTTCGCCGACCGGAGTGACTCGGCGGCGGTGGTGATCCGGCCCGGTTACCTGGACGGACACTGGACGAAGGATTCGTGGACCGCCAATGGGGTCCGGGACAAGGTCGGGGCCAGCCACTGGCCCCTGCCCGCGCTGCTGACCGCGTTCCTGGAGGCGGGCCTGCGGTTCGAGGGTTTCGTCGAGGGCGGTTCGCCGGTCCCGACGATGTTCGCGGTCAGGACATCATCAGCATTGCGGTAG